Proteins encoded together in one Staphylococcus aureus window:
- the lip1 gene encoding YSIRK domain-containing triacylglycerol lipase Lip1, which yields MKSQNKYSIRKFSVGASSILIATLLFLSGGQAQAAEKQVNMGNSQEDTVTAQSIGDQQTRENANYQRENGVDEQQHTENLTKNLHNDKTISEENHRKTDDLNKDQLKDDKKSSLNNKNIQRDTTKNNNANPSDVNQGLEQAINDGKQSKVASQQQSKEADNSQDSNANNNLPSQSRIKEAPSLNKLDQTSQREIVNETEIEKVQPQQNNQANDKITNYNFNNEQEVKPQKDEKTLSVSDLKNNQKSPVEPTKDNDKKNGLNLLKSSAVATLPNKGTKELTAKAKDDQTNKVAKQGQYKNQDPIVLVHGFNGFTDDINPSVLAHYWGGNKMNIRQDLEENGYKAYEASISAFGSNYDRAVELYYYIKGGRVDYGAAHAAKYGHERYGKTYEGIYKDWKPGQKVHLVGHSMGGQTIRQLEELLRNGNREEIEYQKKHGGEISPLFKGNHDNMISSITTLGTPHNGTHASDLAGNEALVRQIVFDIGKMFGNKNSRVDFGLAQWGLKQKPNESYIDYVKRVKQSNLWKSKDNGFYDLTREGATDLNRKTSLNPNIVYKTYTGEATHKALNSDRQKADLNMFFPFVITGNLIGKATEKEWRENDGLVSVISSQHPFNQAYTKATDKIQKGIWQVTPTKHDWDHVDFVGQDSSDTVRTREELQDFWHHLADDLVKTEKLTDTKQA from the coding sequence ATGAAAAGTCAAAATAAGTATAGTATTCGTAAATTTAGTGTAGGTGCATCTTCCATTTTAATAGCTACATTACTATTTTTAAGTGGTGGACAAGCACAAGCAGCTGAGAAGCAAGTGAATATGGGAAATTCACAGGAGGATACAGTTACAGCACAATCTATTGGGGATCAACAAACTAGGGAAAATGCTAATTATCAACGTGAAAACGGTGTTGACGAACAGCAACATACTGAAAATTTAACTAAGAACTTGCATAATGATAAAACAATATCAGAAGAAAATCATCGTAAAACAGATGATTTGAATAAAGATCAACTAAAGGATGATAAAAAATCATCGCTTAATAATAAAAATATTCAACGTGATACAACAAAAAATAACAATGCTAATCCTAGCGATGTAAATCAAGGGTTAGAACAGGCTATTAATGATGGTAAACAAAGTAAAGTGGCGTCACAGCAACAGTCAAAAGAGGCAGATAATAGTCAAGATTCAAACGCTAATAACAATCTACCTTCACAAAGTCGAATAAAGGAAGCACCATCATTAAATAAGTTAGATCAAACAAGTCAACGAGAAATTGTTAATGAGACAGAAATAGAGAAAGTACAACCACAACAAAATAATCAAGCGAATGATAAAATTACTAACTACAATTTTAACAATGAACAAGAAGTGAAACCTCAAAAAGACGAAAAAACACTATCAGTTTCAGATTTAAAAAACAATCAAAAATCACCAGTAGAACCAACAAAGGACAATGACAAGAAAAATGGATTAAATTTATTAAAAAGTAGTGCAGTAGCAACGTTACCAAACAAAGGGACAAAGGAACTTACTGCAAAAGCGAAAGATGATCAAACGAATAAAGTTGCCAAACAAGGGCAGTATAAAAATCAGGATCCTATCGTTTTAGTGCATGGTTTCAATGGGTTTACAGATGATATTAATCCTTCAGTGTTAGCTCATTATTGGGGCGGTAATAAAATGAACATTCGCCAAGATTTAGAAGAAAATGGTTACAAAGCTTATGAAGCAAGTATAAGTGCTTTTGGAAGTAACTATGACCGCGCAGTTGAACTTTATTATTATATCAAAGGCGGTCGTGTAGATTATGGTGCAGCACATGCAGCAAAATATGGACATGAACGTTATGGAAAAACATACGAAGGAATTTACAAAGACTGGAAACCAGGACAGAAGGTACACCTAGTTGGACATAGTATGGGCGGTCAAACGATACGTCAACTAGAAGAATTACTGCGTAATGGTAATCGTGAAGAAATAGAGTATCAAAAGAAACATGGTGGCGAAATTTCTCCACTATTCAAAGGTAATCATGACAATATGATTTCATCAATTACTACTTTAGGAACACCACATAATGGTACACACGCATCAGATTTAGCTGGTAATGAAGCTTTAGTGAGACAAATCGTATTTGATATCGGTAAAATGTTTGGTAATAAAAATTCAAGAGTAGACTTCGGGTTGGCTCAATGGGGTCTAAAACAGAAGCCAAATGAATCATATATTGATTATGTCAAACGCGTTAAACAATCTAATTTATGGAAATCAAAAGATAATGGATTTTACGATCTGACGCGTGAGGGTGCAACAGATTTAAATCGTAAAACGTCGTTGAACCCTAACATTGTGTATAAAACATACACTGGTGAAGCAACGCACAAAGCATTAAATAGCGATAGACAAAAAGCAGACTTAAATATGTTTTTCCCATTTGTGATTACTGGTAACTTAATCGGTAAAGCTACTGAAAAAGAATGGCGAGAAAACGATGGTTTAGTATCCGTTATTTCTTCTCAACATCCATTTAATCAAGCTTATACAAAAGCGACAGATAAAATTCAAAAAGGCATTTGGCAAGTGACGCCTACAAAACATGATTGGGATCATGTTGACTTTGTAGGACAAGACAGTTCTGATACAGTGCGCACAAGAGAAGAATTACAAGATTTTTGGCATCATTTAGCAGACGATTTAGTGAAAACTGAAAAGCTGACTGATACTAAGCAAGCATAA
- the hisA gene encoding 1-(5-phosphoribosyl)-5-((5-phosphoribosylamino)methylideneamino)imidazole-4-carboxamide isomerase — translation MIELWPAIDLIGSTSVRLTEGKYDSEEKMSRSAEESIAYYSQFECVNRIHIVDLIGAKAQHAREFDYIKSLRRLTTKDIEVGGGIRTKSQIMDYFAAGINYCIVGTKGIQDTDWLKEMAHTFPGRIYLSVDAYGEDIKVNGWEEDTELNLFSFVRRLSDIPLGGIIYTDIAKDGKMSGPNFELTGQLVKATTIPVIASGGIRHQQDIQRLASLNVHAAIIGKAAHQASFWEGLK, via the coding sequence ATGATTGAATTATGGCCAGCGATTGATTTGATTGGGTCAACAAGTGTGAGGTTAACAGAGGGTAAATATGATAGTGAAGAAAAAATGTCACGCTCGGCTGAAGAAAGTATTGCTTACTATAGTCAATTTGAATGTGTGAATCGTATTCATATCGTCGACTTGATAGGTGCTAAGGCACAGCATGCCCGAGAGTTTGATTATATTAAGTCATTGAGGAGATTAACAACCAAAGATATTGAAGTAGGTGGTGGCATTCGTACGAAGTCACAAATCATGGACTACTTTGCCGCAGGGATTAATTATTGCATAGTTGGAACGAAAGGTATTCAAGATACTGATTGGCTTAAAGAGATGGCACATACATTTCCAGGTCGCATTTATTTATCTGTTGATGCCTATGGAGAAGATATTAAAGTGAACGGATGGGAAGAGGACACAGAGTTAAATTTATTTAGTTTTGTGAGACGGTTATCGGATATACCTCTTGGCGGCATTATATATACTGATATTGCTAAAGATGGCAAAATGTCCGGACCTAACTTTGAATTAACTGGTCAATTAGTAAAGGCAACGACGATTCCTGTCATTGCTTCCGGTGGTATTAGACATCAGCAAGATATTCAACGATTAGCGTCGCTAAATGTTCACGCTGCTATTATAGGAAAGGCTGCACATCAAGCATCTTTTTGGGAGGGGCTAAAATGA
- the hisH gene encoding imidazole glycerol phosphate synthase subunit HisH, with product MIVIVDYGLGNISNVKRAIEHLGYEVVVSNTSKIIDQAETIILPGVGHFKDAMSEIKRLNLNAILAKNTDKKMIGICLGMQLMYEHSDEGDASGLGFIPGNISRIQTEYPVPHLGWNNLVSKHPMLNQDVYFVHSYQAPMSENVIAYAQYGADIPAIVQFNNYIGIQFHPEKSGTYGLQILRQAIQGGFIND from the coding sequence ATGATTGTCATCGTTGATTATGGATTAGGGAATATTAGTAATGTAAAACGCGCTATTGAACATTTAGGGTATGAGGTGGTTGTCTCAAATACCTCAAAAATAATCGATCAAGCAGAAACAATCATATTGCCCGGTGTCGGCCATTTTAAAGATGCGATGTCAGAGATAAAACGATTAAATCTCAATGCAATATTGGCTAAGAATACTGATAAGAAGATGATTGGTATTTGTTTAGGCATGCAATTAATGTATGAGCATAGTGATGAAGGCGATGCATCTGGATTAGGGTTTATCCCAGGAAATATTTCGCGTATCCAAACAGAATACCCAGTGCCACACTTAGGCTGGAATAATTTAGTGAGTAAGCACCCTATGTTAAATCAAGATGTTTATTTCGTACATTCTTATCAAGCGCCGATGTCAGAAAATGTAATTGCATATGCGCAGTATGGGGCTGATATTCCGGCAATTGTTCAATTTAACAATTATATTGGTATTCAATTCCATCCTGAAAAAAGCGGTACATATGGGTTACAAATTTTGCGTCAGGCAATACAAGGGGGATTTATAAATGATTGA
- the hisB gene encoding imidazoleglycerol-phosphate dehydratase HisB yields the protein MIYQKQRNTAETQLNISISDDQSPSHINTGVGFLNHMLTLFTFHSGLSLNIEAQGDIDVDDHHVTEDIGIVIGQLLLEMIKDKKHFVRYGTMYIPMDETLARVVVDISGRPYLSFNASLSKEKVGTFDTELVEEFFRAVVINARLTTHIDLIRGGNTHHEIEAIFKAFSRALGIALTATDDQRVPSSKGVIE from the coding sequence ATGATTTATCAAAAACAACGAAACACAGCTGAAACGCAACTAAATATTTCAATATCTGATGATCAGTCACCATCGCATATTAATACAGGTGTGGGCTTTTTAAATCATATGTTAACCTTGTTTACATTTCATAGCGGTCTGTCATTAAACATTGAGGCACAAGGTGATATTGACGTAGATGATCACCACGTAACTGAAGATATCGGCATTGTCATTGGCCAATTGTTACTTGAAATGATTAAAGATAAAAAGCATTTCGTTCGTTATGGAACGATGTACATTCCAATGGATGAAACATTAGCACGTGTCGTTGTGGATATAAGTGGGCGCCCATACCTATCATTCAATGCATCATTAAGTAAAGAAAAAGTTGGTACGTTTGATACGGAGTTAGTAGAAGAATTTTTTAGAGCGGTCGTAATCAATGCAAGATTAACAACGCATATTGATTTAATTCGTGGAGGTAATACACACCATGAAATTGAAGCTATATTCAAAGCGTTTTCCCGTGCATTAGGCATAGCGCTAACTGCAACTGATGATCAGCGTGTGCCGTCATCGAAAGGTGTGATTGAATGA
- a CDS encoding histidinol-phosphate transaminase, which yields MIYIDKNESPVTPLDEKTMTSIISATPYNLYPDAAYEQFKEAYAKFYGLSPEQIIAGNGSDELIQKLMLIMPEGPALTLNPDFFMYQAYAAQVNREIAFVDAGSDLTFDLETILTKIDEVQPSFFIMSNPHNPSGKQFDTAFLTAIADKMKALNGYFVIDEAYLDYGTAYDVELAPHILRMRTLSKAFGIAGLRLGVLISTAGTIKHIQKIEHPYPLNVFTLNIATYIFRHREETRQFLTMQRQLAEQLKQIFDTHVADKMSVFPSNANFVLTKGSAAQQLGQYVYEQGFKPRFYDEPVMKGYVRYSIATASQLKQLEEIVKEWSAKYDLSKTTKHS from the coding sequence ATGATTTATATTGATAAAAATGAAAGTCCAGTTACGCCGTTGGATGAAAAAACAATGACGTCTATTATTAGTGCAACGCCATATAATTTATATCCTGATGCAGCATATGAACAATTCAAGGAAGCTTATGCTAAGTTTTACGGATTATCGCCTGAACAAATTATTGCAGGAAATGGATCTGATGAATTGATTCAAAAGTTAATGCTGATCATGCCAGAAGGTCCGGCATTAACGCTAAATCCTGATTTTTTTATGTATCAAGCATATGCGGCACAAGTAAATCGTGAAATTGCATTTGTAGATGCAGGATCAGATTTAACGTTTGATTTGGAAACCATTTTAACGAAAATCGATGAAGTACAACCATCATTTTTTATTATGAGTAATCCACATAACCCTTCAGGCAAGCAATTTGATACGGCATTTTTAACAGCTATTGCAGATAAGATGAAAGCATTAAACGGATACTTTGTCATTGATGAAGCATATTTAGATTATGGTACGGCATATGACGTGGAACTGGCACCACACATCTTAAGAATGCGTACATTATCAAAGGCGTTTGGAATTGCCGGCTTAAGATTAGGTGTCTTAATTAGTACTGCTGGAACGATAAAGCATATTCAAAAAATAGAACATCCATATCCATTAAATGTATTTACGCTAAATATTGCGACTTATATTTTTAGACATAGAGAAGAGACAAGACAATTTTTAACGATGCAACGACAGTTAGCTGAGCAGTTAAAACAAATATTTGATACACATGTTGCAGATAAAATGTCAGTGTTCCCATCAAATGCTAATTTTGTACTTACTAAAGGCTCAGCAGCGCAACAATTAGGACAATACGTATATGAACAAGGATTTAAACCTCGCTTTTATGATGAGCCGGTGATGAAGGGCTATGTAAGATACTCAATTGCAACAGCATCACAGTTAAAGCAATTAGAAGAAATTGTTAAAGAATGGAGTGCAAAATATGATTTATCAAAAACAACGAAACACAGCTGA